From a region of the Acidimicrobiales bacterium genome:
- a CDS encoding WhiB family transcriptional regulator, producing the protein MDTLLDTPVQPGLIPSSATPAASLLVARSETLTALDVEALEGVDTSGQWYLRSACRGLEASIFYPDPDVTEDVTRALAVCAACDVREVCLAHALRRREPTGIWGGTTERERRRVLRRRRLA; encoded by the coding sequence ATGGACACCCTTCTCGATACCCCCGTTCAGCCCGGTCTCATCCCTTCATCGGCGACCCCGGCGGCCAGCTTGTTGGTGGCTCGATCTGAGACACTGACCGCTCTGGATGTCGAGGCGCTTGAAGGAGTTGACACTTCCGGACAGTGGTATCTCCGGAGTGCCTGCCGTGGCCTAGAGGCATCGATTTTCTACCCGGATCCCGACGTGACCGAGGACGTCACCCGGGCACTCGCTGTGTGCGCGGCGTGTGATGTGCGCGAGGTCTGCCTCGCCCACGCCCTTCGTCGCAGAGAACCCACCGGCATCTGGGGCGGAACGACCGAGCGTGAGCGCCGCAGGGTGCTGCGTCGGCGCCGTTTGGCCTGA
- a CDS encoding DMT family transporter, which produces MPVILAGLSALAFGFGDLLGGVAIRRSGRPGAALGVAMMATLVGAVLIGLLLVVRPPEVVRWQDIAWPVGAGALMVATRPLLYLGMARGPVAVFAPSFGLVTIVVPTIVGPLIGQTLEGIEMAGVALAIPAVVLLSGEGRLPKLGVVLRSPVLGLAVVVGTSIGTAGLLLTQAEPEAGEVPAFVVLVTGVMVMPWILRQRTGSFLPEREILGFGSVLGASSAVAFVLSTAAYLRGSAAVVSALIAMAPGVSVVISWRFLGERIYAVQVLGGAFGMAAVTAFALAG; this is translated from the coding sequence GTGCCTGTCATCCTCGCCGGTCTGTCGGCTCTCGCTTTCGGTTTTGGAGACCTGTTAGGGGGCGTGGCTATACGCCGGTCGGGACGGCCCGGAGCGGCTCTCGGTGTAGCGATGATGGCCACGTTGGTGGGCGCTGTCCTGATCGGTCTCTTGCTTGTCGTCCGACCACCCGAGGTCGTCCGGTGGCAGGACATTGCGTGGCCGGTCGGGGCTGGGGCCCTGATGGTGGCCACCCGTCCGCTCCTGTACCTAGGGATGGCCCGTGGCCCGGTGGCAGTGTTCGCTCCGTCGTTCGGGTTGGTGACGATTGTTGTTCCGACCATCGTGGGGCCGCTGATCGGACAGACTCTGGAAGGCATTGAGATGGCAGGGGTGGCGTTAGCCATACCCGCGGTCGTGTTGTTGTCGGGGGAGGGTCGCCTACCGAAGTTGGGTGTTGTTCTTCGGAGCCCAGTCTTGGGTCTCGCGGTGGTGGTGGGCACCAGTATCGGGACGGCGGGACTGCTCCTGACGCAGGCGGAACCCGAAGCCGGAGAGGTCCCAGCGTTCGTAGTGTTGGTCACCGGGGTGATGGTGATGCCATGGATCCTCCGTCAGCGAACAGGTTCATTCTTGCCGGAGCGTGAAATCCTGGGATTCGGGTCGGTGCTCGGCGCATCGAGTGCGGTGGCGTTCGTGCTGAGTACCGCCGCGTATCTCCGTGGCTCGGCTGCCGTCGTCTCAGCGTTGATCGCGATGGCTCCGGGAGTGAGTGTGGTCATCTCGTGGCGGTTCCTCGGCGAACGCATCTACGCAGTGCAGGTGCTTGGTGGGGCTTTCGGCATGGCGGCCGTAACAGCGTTCGCCCTGGCCGGCTGA